Proteins from one Deltaproteobacteria bacterium genomic window:
- the rpsK gene encoding 30S ribosomal protein S11 yields MAKTRKKGQRKKEKKNIPNGVAHIQSTFNNTIVTFTDMNGNTVAWSSGGTQGFKGSRKSTPFAAQLAAQDAGRKAMEHGMRSVEVYIKGPGPGREAALRALQVVGLTVSVIRDVTPIPHNGCRPPKRRRV; encoded by the coding sequence ATGGCCAAGACAAGAAAAAAGGGTCAGAGGAAAAAAGAAAAAAAGAATATTCCGAATGGAGTGGCTCACATCCAATCCACCTTTAATAATACCATTGTCACCTTTACCGATATGAACGGGAACACCGTGGCCTGGTCCAGCGGTGGCACCCAAGGGTTCAAGGGCTCTCGGAAGTCCACTCCTTTTGCAGCCCAGCTCGCGGCGCAGGATGCGGGCCGAAAGGCCATGGAGCATGGCATGAGATCGGTTGAGGTCTATATTAAAGGACCCGGGCCGGGCCGGGAGGCTGCCTTGCGGGCCTTGCAGGTTGTCGGGTTGACGGTGAGTGTCATCCGGGATGTAACTCCCATCCCCCATAATGGCTGTCGGCCACCGAAACGTCGGCGCGTATAA
- the rpsD gene encoding 30S ribosomal protein S4 — protein sequence MARYTGSVCRLCRRESMKLFLKGDRCYSDKCAYERRSYPPGMHAQRRRKVSDYGVQLREKQKVKRMYGLQEKQFRSYFTKAERQKGITGTNLLILLERRLDNVVYRLGYASSRSQARQLVTHKHLTVNSRSVNIPSYLIKQGDIVVLKEKSRQLGQIQESLTAVARRGIPQWLELDKDSFSGVIKALPTREDLTMPIEEQLIVELYSK from the coding sequence TTGGCCAGATATACTGGTTCAGTCTGTCGGCTTTGCCGGCGTGAAAGTATGAAATTATTCCTGAAGGGCGATCGGTGTTACTCTGATAAATGTGCCTATGAGCGGCGCAGTTACCCACCCGGAATGCATGCTCAGCGACGACGAAAGGTTTCCGATTATGGGGTTCAGCTCAGGGAAAAGCAAAAGGTTAAGAGGATGTATGGCCTTCAGGAAAAACAGTTTCGGTCTTACTTTACCAAAGCGGAACGTCAGAAAGGTATTACCGGGACCAACCTGCTCATCCTCCTTGAACGGAGATTAGACAATGTTGTATATCGTCTCGGTTATGCTTCCTCAAGAAGTCAGGCCCGTCAGCTAGTAACCCACAAACATCTCACGGTCAATAGCCGGAGTGTCAATATACCATCCTACCTCATCAAACAGGGGGACATAGTGGTCTTAAAAGAAAAAAGCCGCCAACTGGGGCAGATTCAGGAATCACTTACAGCGGTGGCTCGTCGGGGAATACCACAATGGCTTGAACTGGACAAAGACAGTTTTAGTGGGGTAATCAAGGCCTTACCCACACGGGAAGATTTGACTATGCCTATAGAGGAGCAACTCATTGTCGAGTTATATTCCAAATAA
- a CDS encoding DNA-directed RNA polymerase subunit alpha — protein MYKNWRELIMPKKVEVDSESQDPFFGKFVCEPLERGFGITLGNALRRILLSSLQGAAIVSVRIENILHEFSSIPGVVEDVADIILNLKEVRFKLHSDKPKTITIEVEGEKVVTAEDIITDDQLEVLNPEHHIATLSKGGSLKIEMLVKMGKGYQPADREEIKDEPVDTIPVDAIFSPVRKVNYVVTNARVGQRTDYDKLTLEVWTDGSVLPRDSVAYAAKILKEQLSIFINFEEEEEPAEVEETKLEETFNENLFRSVDELELSVRSANCLKNADIHLIGELVQKSDQEMLKTKNFGRKSLNEIKEILSQMGLSLGLKVENFPSREEIKRMKEMKEKAT, from the coding sequence ATGTATAAAAATTGGAGAGAATTGATTATGCCGAAAAAGGTCGAGGTTGATTCAGAAAGTCAAGATCCGTTTTTTGGCAAATTTGTCTGCGAACCCTTGGAACGGGGATTTGGTATTACTTTAGGCAACGCCCTCCGGCGGATACTCCTATCCTCCCTCCAGGGTGCGGCTATTGTATCGGTTAGAATCGAGAACATCCTGCATGAATTCAGCTCCATACCGGGTGTCGTCGAAGACGTAGCCGACATCATCCTTAACCTCAAGGAGGTCCGGTTTAAACTCCACTCAGACAAACCGAAAACGATCACCATTGAGGTGGAAGGAGAAAAGGTCGTAACCGCCGAGGACATTATAACTGACGATCAGCTTGAAGTACTTAATCCCGAGCACCATATCGCAACCTTATCCAAGGGCGGGTCTCTAAAAATAGAAATGCTCGTTAAGATGGGTAAAGGCTATCAGCCGGCAGATAGGGAAGAAATCAAAGACGAGCCTGTCGATACGATTCCGGTTGACGCGATTTTTTCACCCGTCCGCAAAGTTAATTATGTGGTGACCAATGCCCGGGTCGGCCAGCGTACCGATTACGATAAACTGACTTTGGAAGTTTGGACGGATGGCAGTGTGCTCCCTCGGGACTCTGTGGCTTACGCCGCCAAGATACTCAAAGAGCAGTTGAGTATATTCATCAATTTCGAAGAAGAGGAAGAGCCGGCTGAAGTCGAAGAGACCAAACTTGAAGAAACCTTCAATGAGAACCTTTTTAGAAGCGTGGATGAACTCGAACTTTCCGTCCGTTCGGCCAATTGTCTCAAGAACGCCGATATTCATCTTATAGGCGAACTGGTCCAAAAAAGCGATCAGGAGATGCTGAAGACCAAAAACTTTGGTCGAAAATCCCTGAATGAAATAAAGGAAATCCTGAGTCAAATGGGCTTAAGCCTCGGCCTGAAGGTGGAAAACTTCCCCAGTCGTGAAGAAATAAAAAGAATGAAAGAAATGAAGGAAAAGGCGACATGA
- the rplQ gene encoding 50S ribosomal protein L17, which yields MRHRKAGVKLNRTASHRKAMFRNMVTSLFEHESIVTTHAKAKALRPLADKMITLAKRGDLHSRRQVLAILTKKSVTHKLFSDIKDRYMDISSGYTTLAKLGPRRGDAAPLAVMALVVPEETAKKKKKSRKKAAASKKEAVKAEDSTASEPETGEEN from the coding sequence ATGAGACATCGCAAGGCCGGAGTTAAATTAAATCGAACGGCAAGCCATCGCAAGGCGATGTTCCGTAACATGGTCACCAGCTTGTTCGAGCATGAGAGCATCGTAACTACGCATGCCAAAGCAAAGGCCTTGCGGCCTCTGGCAGACAAAATGATCACCCTGGCAAAAAGGGGTGACCTCCATTCCAGGCGGCAGGTCCTTGCCATTCTGACTAAAAAGTCAGTCACACATAAGCTGTTTTCCGATATCAAAGACCGATATATGGACATTAGCAGCGGATACACCACTCTGGCCAAGCTTGGTCCCCGCCGCGGAGATGCAGCACCTTTAGCGGTCATGGCGCTGGTTGTTCCAGAGGAAACCGCTAAAAAGAAAAAGAAATCCCGCAAGAAAGCGGCCGCCTCAAAAAAAGAAGCCGTCAAGGCTGAAGACTCCACTGCCTCTGAGCCTGAAACCGGCGAAGAAAACTGA